One window from the genome of Choloepus didactylus isolate mChoDid1 chromosome 2, mChoDid1.pri, whole genome shotgun sequence encodes:
- the CASP9 gene encoding caspase-9 isoform X4: MDDADRQLLRRCRLRLVRELQVTELWDALVNRGLFTPDMIEDMQRAGSGSRRDQARQLVIDLETRGSQALLLFISCLEDTGQDALASLLSTHSQAGRREPKAVRPLQLVPVVLGPVGLKLEEPRAMAWDPSKPTVGNLTPVVLGPEELWPSKLRPEDLRPEVPGLADTGGFGDACAQERLRGNSDLAYKLNSDPCGHCLIINNVNFSRESRLRTRTGSNIDCEKLQRRFRLLHFVVEVRVDLTAKEMVQALMELARRDHGSLDCCVVVILSHGCQASHLQFPGAVYGTDGRPLPVERIVNIFTGTSCPSLGGKPKLFFIQACGGEQKDHGFEVASTTSKDRASGGNPEPDASPFQEVRGSFDQPDAVSSLPTPSDILVSYSTFPGFVSWRDTQSGSWYIETLDSVLEQWARSEDLQNLLLRGPWTVGWFANKMHKDVIHGVVTLFYFFLLLPSQVWNSSGSF; this comes from the exons CGGGCAGGCTCTGGGTCTCGGCGGGATCAGGCCAGGCAGCTGGTCATCGATCTGGAGACCCGAGGGAGTCAGGCCCTTCTTTTGTTCATCTCCTGCCTGGAGGATACAGGCCAGGATGCGCTGGCTTCCCTCCTGAGCACACACAGCCAAGCAGGGCGGCGGGAACCGAAGGCTGTCAGACCCCTGCAGCTCGTGCCTGTGGTGCTGGGACCAGTGGGCCTCAAACTGGAGGAGCCCAGAGCCATGGCATGGGATCCATCAAAGCCAACCGTGGGAAACCTCACTCCAGTGGTGCTGGGGCCTGAGGAGCTGTGGCCATCTAAGCTCAGACCAGAGGACCTCAGACCAGAGGTGCCCGGGCTGGCAGACACTGGGGGATTTGGTGATGCCT gtGCTCAGGAGAGGTTGAGGGGCAACTCCGATTTG GCCTACAAGCTGAACTCGGACCCTTGTGGCCACTGCCTCATTATCAACAATGTGAACTTCAGCCGCGAGTCGAGGCTCCGCACCCGCACAGGCTCTAATATCGACTGTGAGAAGTTGCAGCGCCGCTTCCGCCTGCTGCATTTTGTGGTGGAAGTGAGGGTCGACCTGACTGCAAAG GAAATGGTCCAGGCTTTGATGGAGCTGGCGCGGCGGGACCATGGCTCTCTGGACTGCTGTGTGGTGGTCATCCTCTCTCACGGCTGTCAG GCCAGCCACCTGCAGTTCCCAGGGGCCGTCTATGGCACAGATGGACGTCCACTTCCCGTTGAGAGAATCGTGAATATCTTCACTGGGACCAGCTGCCCCAGCTTGGGCGGGAAGCCCAAGCTCTTCTTCATCCAGGCCTGTGGTGGGG AGCAGAAAGACCATGGGTTTGAGGTGGCCTCCACTACCTCCAAGGACAGGGCTTCTGGGGGTAACCCCGAGCCAGATGCCAGCCCGTTCCAGGAAGTCCGGGGGAGCTTTGACCAGCCAGACGCCGTGTCCAGTTTGCCCACACCCAGTGACATCTTGGTGTCCTACTCCACCTTCCCAG GTTTTGTCTCCTGGAGGGACACGCAGAGCGGCTCCTGGTACATCGAGACCCTGGACAGCGTCTTGGAGCAGTGGGCTCGCTCGGAAGACCTGCAGAACCTCCTGCTCCGG GGCCCCTGGACAGTAGGATGGTTTGCTAATAAGATGCACAAAGATGTGATTCATGGAGTTGtcactttattttacttttttcttttgctaccttcccaagtctggaACAGTTCCG GTTCTTTTTGA
- the CASP9 gene encoding caspase-9 isoform X3 gives MDDADRQLLRRCRLRLVRELQVTELWDALVNRGLFTPDMIEDMQRAGSGSRRDQARQLVIDLETRGSQALLLFISCLEDTGQDALASLLSTHSQAGRREPKAVRPLQLVPVVLGPVGLKLEEPRAMAWDPSKPTVGNLTPVVLGPEELWPSKLRPEDLRPEVPGLADTGGFGDACAQERLRGNSDLAYKLNSDPCGHCLIINNVNFSRESRLRTRTGSNIDCEKLQRRFRLLHFVVEVRVDLTAKEMVQALMELARRDHGSLDCCVVVILSHGCQASHLQFPGAVYGTDGRPLPVERIVNIFTGTSCPSLGGKPKLFFIQACGGEQKDHGFEVASTTSKDRASGGNPEPDASPFQEVRGSFDQPDAVSSLPTPSDILVSYSTFPGFVSWRDTQSGSWYIETLDSVLEQWARSEDLQNLLLRGPWTVGWFANKMHKDVIHGVVTLFYFFLLLPSQVWNSSGCAWPV, from the exons CGGGCAGGCTCTGGGTCTCGGCGGGATCAGGCCAGGCAGCTGGTCATCGATCTGGAGACCCGAGGGAGTCAGGCCCTTCTTTTGTTCATCTCCTGCCTGGAGGATACAGGCCAGGATGCGCTGGCTTCCCTCCTGAGCACACACAGCCAAGCAGGGCGGCGGGAACCGAAGGCTGTCAGACCCCTGCAGCTCGTGCCTGTGGTGCTGGGACCAGTGGGCCTCAAACTGGAGGAGCCCAGAGCCATGGCATGGGATCCATCAAAGCCAACCGTGGGAAACCTCACTCCAGTGGTGCTGGGGCCTGAGGAGCTGTGGCCATCTAAGCTCAGACCAGAGGACCTCAGACCAGAGGTGCCCGGGCTGGCAGACACTGGGGGATTTGGTGATGCCT gtGCTCAGGAGAGGTTGAGGGGCAACTCCGATTTG GCCTACAAGCTGAACTCGGACCCTTGTGGCCACTGCCTCATTATCAACAATGTGAACTTCAGCCGCGAGTCGAGGCTCCGCACCCGCACAGGCTCTAATATCGACTGTGAGAAGTTGCAGCGCCGCTTCCGCCTGCTGCATTTTGTGGTGGAAGTGAGGGTCGACCTGACTGCAAAG GAAATGGTCCAGGCTTTGATGGAGCTGGCGCGGCGGGACCATGGCTCTCTGGACTGCTGTGTGGTGGTCATCCTCTCTCACGGCTGTCAG GCCAGCCACCTGCAGTTCCCAGGGGCCGTCTATGGCACAGATGGACGTCCACTTCCCGTTGAGAGAATCGTGAATATCTTCACTGGGACCAGCTGCCCCAGCTTGGGCGGGAAGCCCAAGCTCTTCTTCATCCAGGCCTGTGGTGGGG AGCAGAAAGACCATGGGTTTGAGGTGGCCTCCACTACCTCCAAGGACAGGGCTTCTGGGGGTAACCCCGAGCCAGATGCCAGCCCGTTCCAGGAAGTCCGGGGGAGCTTTGACCAGCCAGACGCCGTGTCCAGTTTGCCCACACCCAGTGACATCTTGGTGTCCTACTCCACCTTCCCAG GTTTTGTCTCCTGGAGGGACACGCAGAGCGGCTCCTGGTACATCGAGACCCTGGACAGCGTCTTGGAGCAGTGGGCTCGCTCGGAAGACCTGCAGAACCTCCTGCTCCGG GGCCCCTGGACAGTAGGATGGTTTGCTAATAAGATGCACAAAGATGTGATTCATGGAGTTGtcactttattttacttttttcttttgctaccttcccaagtctggaACAGTTCCG GCTGTGCATGGCCCGTGTGA
- the CASP9 gene encoding caspase-9 isoform X2, translated as MDDADRQLLRRCRLRLVRELQVTELWDALVNRGLFTPDMIEDMQRAGSGSRRDQARQLVIDLETRGSQALLLFISCLEDTGQDALASLLSTHSQAGRREPKAVRPLQLVPVVLGPVGLKLEEPRAMAWDPSKPTVGNLTPVVLGPEELWPSKLRPEDLRPEVPGLADTGGFGDACAQERLRGNSDLAYKLNSDPCGHCLIINNVNFSRESRLRTRTGSNIDCEKLQRRFRLLHFVVEVRVDLTAKEMVQALMELARRDHGSLDCCVVVILSHGCQASHLQFPGAVYGTDGRPLPVERIVNIFTGTSCPSLGGKPKLFFIQACGGEQKDHGFEVASTTSKDRASGGNPEPDASPFQEVRGSFDQPDAVSSLPTPSDILVSYSTFPGFVSWRDTQSGSWYIETLDSVLEQWARSEDLQNLLLRAVHGPCEAAPAWGTLMKNSLPWLFIDLLGASWKARVFTWSPVWVSGGL; from the exons CGGGCAGGCTCTGGGTCTCGGCGGGATCAGGCCAGGCAGCTGGTCATCGATCTGGAGACCCGAGGGAGTCAGGCCCTTCTTTTGTTCATCTCCTGCCTGGAGGATACAGGCCAGGATGCGCTGGCTTCCCTCCTGAGCACACACAGCCAAGCAGGGCGGCGGGAACCGAAGGCTGTCAGACCCCTGCAGCTCGTGCCTGTGGTGCTGGGACCAGTGGGCCTCAAACTGGAGGAGCCCAGAGCCATGGCATGGGATCCATCAAAGCCAACCGTGGGAAACCTCACTCCAGTGGTGCTGGGGCCTGAGGAGCTGTGGCCATCTAAGCTCAGACCAGAGGACCTCAGACCAGAGGTGCCCGGGCTGGCAGACACTGGGGGATTTGGTGATGCCT gtGCTCAGGAGAGGTTGAGGGGCAACTCCGATTTG GCCTACAAGCTGAACTCGGACCCTTGTGGCCACTGCCTCATTATCAACAATGTGAACTTCAGCCGCGAGTCGAGGCTCCGCACCCGCACAGGCTCTAATATCGACTGTGAGAAGTTGCAGCGCCGCTTCCGCCTGCTGCATTTTGTGGTGGAAGTGAGGGTCGACCTGACTGCAAAG GAAATGGTCCAGGCTTTGATGGAGCTGGCGCGGCGGGACCATGGCTCTCTGGACTGCTGTGTGGTGGTCATCCTCTCTCACGGCTGTCAG GCCAGCCACCTGCAGTTCCCAGGGGCCGTCTATGGCACAGATGGACGTCCACTTCCCGTTGAGAGAATCGTGAATATCTTCACTGGGACCAGCTGCCCCAGCTTGGGCGGGAAGCCCAAGCTCTTCTTCATCCAGGCCTGTGGTGGGG AGCAGAAAGACCATGGGTTTGAGGTGGCCTCCACTACCTCCAAGGACAGGGCTTCTGGGGGTAACCCCGAGCCAGATGCCAGCCCGTTCCAGGAAGTCCGGGGGAGCTTTGACCAGCCAGACGCCGTGTCCAGTTTGCCCACACCCAGTGACATCTTGGTGTCCTACTCCACCTTCCCAG GTTTTGTCTCCTGGAGGGACACGCAGAGCGGCTCCTGGTACATCGAGACCCTGGACAGCGTCTTGGAGCAGTGGGCTCGCTCGGAAGACCTGCAGAACCTCCTGCTCCGG GCTGTGCATGGCCCGTGTGAAGCAGCTCCTGCTTGGGGAACTCTAATGAAAAATAGCCTGCCATGGCTTTTCATTGACCTGCTGGGGGCTTCCTGGAAAGCAAGAGTCTTCACCTGGAGTCCTGTTTGGGTTTCAGGGGGCCTGTGA
- the CASP9 gene encoding caspase-9 isoform X5: MDDADRQLLRRCRLRLVRELQVTELWDALVNRGLFTPDMIEDMQRAGSGSRRDQARQLVIDLETRGSQALLLFISCLEDTGQDALASLLSTHSQAGRREPKAVRPLQLVPVVLGPVGLKLEEPRAMAWDPSKPTVGNLTPVVLGPEELWPSKLRPEDLRPEVPGLADTGGFGDACAQERLRGNSDLAYKLNSDPCGHCLIINNVNFSRESRLRTRTGSNIDCEKLQRRFRLLHFVVEVRVDLTAKEMVQALMELARRDHGSLDCCVVVILSHGCQASHLQFPGAVYGTDGRPLPVERIVNIFTGTSCPSLGGKPKLFFIQACGGEQKDHGFEVASTTSKDRASGGNPEPDASPFQEVRGSFDQPDAVSSLPTPSDILVSYSTFPGFVSWRDTQSGSWYIETLDSVLEQWARSEDLQNLLLRVANAVSEKGIYKQIPGCFNFLRKQLFFKAS; this comes from the exons CGGGCAGGCTCTGGGTCTCGGCGGGATCAGGCCAGGCAGCTGGTCATCGATCTGGAGACCCGAGGGAGTCAGGCCCTTCTTTTGTTCATCTCCTGCCTGGAGGATACAGGCCAGGATGCGCTGGCTTCCCTCCTGAGCACACACAGCCAAGCAGGGCGGCGGGAACCGAAGGCTGTCAGACCCCTGCAGCTCGTGCCTGTGGTGCTGGGACCAGTGGGCCTCAAACTGGAGGAGCCCAGAGCCATGGCATGGGATCCATCAAAGCCAACCGTGGGAAACCTCACTCCAGTGGTGCTGGGGCCTGAGGAGCTGTGGCCATCTAAGCTCAGACCAGAGGACCTCAGACCAGAGGTGCCCGGGCTGGCAGACACTGGGGGATTTGGTGATGCCT gtGCTCAGGAGAGGTTGAGGGGCAACTCCGATTTG GCCTACAAGCTGAACTCGGACCCTTGTGGCCACTGCCTCATTATCAACAATGTGAACTTCAGCCGCGAGTCGAGGCTCCGCACCCGCACAGGCTCTAATATCGACTGTGAGAAGTTGCAGCGCCGCTTCCGCCTGCTGCATTTTGTGGTGGAAGTGAGGGTCGACCTGACTGCAAAG GAAATGGTCCAGGCTTTGATGGAGCTGGCGCGGCGGGACCATGGCTCTCTGGACTGCTGTGTGGTGGTCATCCTCTCTCACGGCTGTCAG GCCAGCCACCTGCAGTTCCCAGGGGCCGTCTATGGCACAGATGGACGTCCACTTCCCGTTGAGAGAATCGTGAATATCTTCACTGGGACCAGCTGCCCCAGCTTGGGCGGGAAGCCCAAGCTCTTCTTCATCCAGGCCTGTGGTGGGG AGCAGAAAGACCATGGGTTTGAGGTGGCCTCCACTACCTCCAAGGACAGGGCTTCTGGGGGTAACCCCGAGCCAGATGCCAGCCCGTTCCAGGAAGTCCGGGGGAGCTTTGACCAGCCAGACGCCGTGTCCAGTTTGCCCACACCCAGTGACATCTTGGTGTCCTACTCCACCTTCCCAG GTTTTGTCTCCTGGAGGGACACGCAGAGCGGCTCCTGGTACATCGAGACCCTGGACAGCGTCTTGGAGCAGTGGGCTCGCTCGGAAGACCTGCAGAACCTCCTGCTCCGG GTTGCTAATGCTGTTTCAGAAAAAGGGATTTACAAACAGATTCCTGGCTGTTTTAATTTCCTCCGGAAACAACTTTTCTTCAAAGCTTCCTGA
- the CASP9 gene encoding caspase-9 isoform X1, protein MDDADRQLLRRCRLRLVRELQVTELWDALVNRGLFTPDMIEDMQRAGSGSRRDQARQLVIDLETRGSQALLLFISCLEDTGQDALASLLSTHSQAGRREPKAVRPLQLVPVVLGPVGLKLEEPRAMAWDPSKPTVGNLTPVVLGPEELWPSKLRPEDLRPEVPGLADTGGFGDACAQERLRGNSDLAYKLNSDPCGHCLIINNVNFSRESRLRTRTGSNIDCEKLQRRFRLLHFVVEVRVDLTAKEMVQALMELARRDHGSLDCCVVVILSHGCQASHLQFPGAVYGTDGRPLPVERIVNIFTGTSCPSLGGKPKLFFIQACGGEQKDHGFEVASTTSKDRASGGNPEPDASPFQEVRGSFDQPDAVSSLPTPSDILVSYSTFPGFVSWRDTQSGSWYIETLDSVLEQWARSEDLQNLLLRGPWTVGWFANKMHKDVIHGVVTLFYFFLLLPSQVWNSSGEFFWLVICNHLQDTDKKIIRGA, encoded by the exons CGGGCAGGCTCTGGGTCTCGGCGGGATCAGGCCAGGCAGCTGGTCATCGATCTGGAGACCCGAGGGAGTCAGGCCCTTCTTTTGTTCATCTCCTGCCTGGAGGATACAGGCCAGGATGCGCTGGCTTCCCTCCTGAGCACACACAGCCAAGCAGGGCGGCGGGAACCGAAGGCTGTCAGACCCCTGCAGCTCGTGCCTGTGGTGCTGGGACCAGTGGGCCTCAAACTGGAGGAGCCCAGAGCCATGGCATGGGATCCATCAAAGCCAACCGTGGGAAACCTCACTCCAGTGGTGCTGGGGCCTGAGGAGCTGTGGCCATCTAAGCTCAGACCAGAGGACCTCAGACCAGAGGTGCCCGGGCTGGCAGACACTGGGGGATTTGGTGATGCCT gtGCTCAGGAGAGGTTGAGGGGCAACTCCGATTTG GCCTACAAGCTGAACTCGGACCCTTGTGGCCACTGCCTCATTATCAACAATGTGAACTTCAGCCGCGAGTCGAGGCTCCGCACCCGCACAGGCTCTAATATCGACTGTGAGAAGTTGCAGCGCCGCTTCCGCCTGCTGCATTTTGTGGTGGAAGTGAGGGTCGACCTGACTGCAAAG GAAATGGTCCAGGCTTTGATGGAGCTGGCGCGGCGGGACCATGGCTCTCTGGACTGCTGTGTGGTGGTCATCCTCTCTCACGGCTGTCAG GCCAGCCACCTGCAGTTCCCAGGGGCCGTCTATGGCACAGATGGACGTCCACTTCCCGTTGAGAGAATCGTGAATATCTTCACTGGGACCAGCTGCCCCAGCTTGGGCGGGAAGCCCAAGCTCTTCTTCATCCAGGCCTGTGGTGGGG AGCAGAAAGACCATGGGTTTGAGGTGGCCTCCACTACCTCCAAGGACAGGGCTTCTGGGGGTAACCCCGAGCCAGATGCCAGCCCGTTCCAGGAAGTCCGGGGGAGCTTTGACCAGCCAGACGCCGTGTCCAGTTTGCCCACACCCAGTGACATCTTGGTGTCCTACTCCACCTTCCCAG GTTTTGTCTCCTGGAGGGACACGCAGAGCGGCTCCTGGTACATCGAGACCCTGGACAGCGTCTTGGAGCAGTGGGCTCGCTCGGAAGACCTGCAGAACCTCCTGCTCCGG GGCCCCTGGACAGTAGGATGGTTTGCTAATAAGATGCACAAAGATGTGATTCATGGAGTTGtcactttattttacttttttcttttgctaccttcccaagtctggaACAGTTCCGGTGAGTTCTTTTGGTTAGTTATTTGCAATCACCTGCAGGATACAGACAAGAAAATAATCAGGGGAGCCTAA
- the LOC119514617 gene encoding chymotrypsin-like elastase family member 2A → MIRTLLLSTLVAGALSCGLPTYVPQLPRVVGGEDAKPNSWPWQVSLQYSSSGQWHHTCGGSLIDQNWVVTAAHCISSSRTYRVVLGRHSLSTDEPGSLEVAVSKSVIHPDWNSNQLSKGNDIALLKLAQSVPLTDKIQLACLPAAGTILANNYPCYVTGWGRLQTNGALPDILQQGLLPVVDYATCSSSSWWGSSVKTNMVCAGGDGVTSSCNGDSGGPLNCQAADGQWEVHGVVSFGSSLGCNYYHKPSVFTRVSNYINWISSVRTGRALGSVGPAPLAWPKRAVPTGGLKTPTLLLRDGRSPPEEAAEPDQLLQGPLSPQISVCEESSEKERRGWS, encoded by the exons ATGATCAGGACCCTACTGCTGTCCACTTTGGTGGCTGGAG cTCTCAGCTGTGGGCTCCCCACTTATGTGCCCCAGCTGCCCAGGGTGGTTGGAGGTGAAGATGCAAAACCCAACAGCTGGCCCTGGCAG GTCTCCCTGCAGTACAGCTCCAGTGGCCAGTGGCACCACACCTGTGGAGGGTCCCTGATAGACCAAAACTGGGTTGTGACAGCCGCCCACTGCATCAG CTCCTCCAGGACGTACCGCGTGGTGCTGGGCCGACACAGCCTCTCCACGGACGAGCCCGGCTCCCTGGAGGTCGCGGTCTCCAAGTCTGTGATCCACCCGGACTGGAACTCCAACCAGCTCTCCAAAGG GAATGACATCGCCCTGCTCAAGCTGGCCCAGTCCGTCCCCCTGACAGACAAGATTCAGCTGGCCTGCCTCCCGGCTGCTGGCACCATCCTTGCCAACAACTACCCCTGTTACGTCACCGGCTGGGGAAGGCTGCAGA CCAACGGGGCGCTCCCTGACATCCTGCAGCAGGGCCTTCTGCCCGTCGTGGACTATGCCACGTGCTCCAGCTCCAGCTGGTGGGGCAGCTCCGTGAAGACCAACATGGTCTGTGCTGGCGGCGATGGCGTCACCTCCAGCTGCAAC GGGGACTCGGGTGGGCCGCTGAACTGCCAGGCAGCTGACGGCCAGTGGGAGGTGCACGGTGTGGTCAGCTTCGGGTCCTCCCTGGGCTGCAACTACTACCACAAGCCGTCCGTCTTCACGCGGGTCTCCAACTACATCAACTGGATCAGCTCGGTAAGAACCGGGCGAGCCCTGGGCTCTGTGGGCCCAGCCCCGCTTGCCTGGCCCAAGAGGGCAGTGCCCACTGGGGGTCTGAAGAcccccaccctcctcctgagagATGGCAGGAGCCCCCCTGAGGAGGCTGCAGAACCTGACCAACTCCTGCAGGGCCCCCTCAGCCCCCAAATCTCTGTGTGTGAGGAATCAAGTGAAAAGGAACGTAGAGGTTGGTCTTGA